One window of Vitis riparia cultivar Riparia Gloire de Montpellier isolate 1030 chromosome 5, EGFV_Vit.rip_1.0, whole genome shotgun sequence genomic DNA carries:
- the LOC117913817 gene encoding actin-related protein 2/3 complex subunit 2B isoform X1, which produces MACFERASPALKEILLKLYRTEKPMEIDHHLYEFGSVEYHVQSSASDPHDTYLSIATPLLSQGVLPSHGLSHYTVEMIKGICSDVLEIVEPAREGYQLTLRLDLAKIPQGKDGAKVIAQISSVQAVILSSQLKEMLQNVNSQDTSQGMYKPIKLVYHPREPFFVIRQPQKITAVFPMRFRENSDVIIATAFFQELMDVGSSEAWAKAPPCTWSPIPPPELRGELFEDLSTNGGFVSFDIFSHHVEGKQLDKTVWSLLNFYAYVKYHVKCTRGFIQRRMKNRLESLVEVLQNASMEEEVHIQKVEGCRYVRKLVSLSRSKVLNRRCHFTKKIRSPIKIHGFSRFRQQWLTMPKFSLTKYTKLD; this is translated from the exons ATGGCGTGCTTTGAAAGGGCTTCGCCTGCGCTGAAGGAGATCCTGCTCAAGTTGTACCG CACTGAGAAGCCTATGGAGATTGATCACCACTTGTATGAATTTGGGTCAGTGGAATACCATGTCCAG TCTTCTGCATCTGATCCACATGACACCTACTTGTCAATAGCTACCCCACTACTGTCCCAAGGAGTTCTGCCCTCACATGGCCTTTCACATTACACCGTAGAGATGATAAAGGGAATTTGTTCTGATGTTTTGGAGATTGTTGAACCTGCAAGAGAGGGATATCAGCTCACTCTAAGACTTGATCTTGCTAAAATTCCACAAGGCAAAG ACGGTGCAAAGGTAATAGCACAGATTTCCTCAGTACAAGCTGTAATCCTAAGCTCTCAGCTGAAAGAAATGTTGCAGAATGTCAATTCACAGGACACATCACAAGGGATGTACAAACCAATCAAACTTGTCTATCATCCACGAGAGCCTTTCTTTGTCATCAGGCAG CCACAAAAGATCACTGCAGTATTTCCAATGCGCTTCAGAGAAAATTCAGATGTGATTATTGCAACCGCCTTCTTTCAG GAACTCATGGATGTGGGAAGTTCAGAAGCATGGGCTAAAGCACCTCCTTGCACCTGGTCACCCATTCCTCCTCCTGAGTTGAGAGGAGAGCTTTTTGAAGATTTGAGCACTAATGGAGGATTTGTCTCTTTTG ATATTTTTTCACATCATGTTGAAGGTAAGCAGCTAGACAAGACAGTGTGGAGTCTCTTGAACTTTTATGCCTATGTGAAATATCATGTAAAG TGTACCAGAGGTTTcatacaaagaaggatgaaaAACCGTTTGGAAAGTTTAGTTGAG GTTCTGCAGAATGCAAGCATGGAAGAAGAGGTGCATATTCAGAAGGTTGAAG GATGTAGGTATGTAAGGAAGCTGGTCAGTTTATCAAGATCAAAAGTTCTCAATCGAAGATGTCATTTCACCAAGAAGATCCGATCTCCTATTAAAATCCATGGATTCAGTCGTTTTCGCCAACAGTGGTTGACCATGCCAAAGTTTTCCCTGACAAAATATACCAAATTagattaa
- the LOC117913817 gene encoding actin-related protein 2/3 complex subunit 2B isoform X2 encodes MACFERASPALKEILLKLYRTEKPMEIDHHLYEFGSVEYHVQSSASDPHDTYLSIATPLLSQGVLPSHGLSHYTVEMIKGICSDVLEIVEPAREGYQLTLRLDLAKIPQGKDGAKVIAQISSVQAVILSSQLKEMLQNVNSQDTSQGMYKPIKLVYHPREPFFVIRQPQKITAVFPMRFRENSDVIIATAFFQELMDVGSSEAWAKAPPCTWSPIPPPELRGELFEDLSTNGGFVSFDIFSHHVEGKQLDKTVWSLLNFYAYVKYHVKVLQNASMEEEVHIQKVEGCRYVRKLVSLSRSKVLNRRCHFTKKIRSPIKIHGFSRFRQQWLTMPKFSLTKYTKLD; translated from the exons ATGGCGTGCTTTGAAAGGGCTTCGCCTGCGCTGAAGGAGATCCTGCTCAAGTTGTACCG CACTGAGAAGCCTATGGAGATTGATCACCACTTGTATGAATTTGGGTCAGTGGAATACCATGTCCAG TCTTCTGCATCTGATCCACATGACACCTACTTGTCAATAGCTACCCCACTACTGTCCCAAGGAGTTCTGCCCTCACATGGCCTTTCACATTACACCGTAGAGATGATAAAGGGAATTTGTTCTGATGTTTTGGAGATTGTTGAACCTGCAAGAGAGGGATATCAGCTCACTCTAAGACTTGATCTTGCTAAAATTCCACAAGGCAAAG ACGGTGCAAAGGTAATAGCACAGATTTCCTCAGTACAAGCTGTAATCCTAAGCTCTCAGCTGAAAGAAATGTTGCAGAATGTCAATTCACAGGACACATCACAAGGGATGTACAAACCAATCAAACTTGTCTATCATCCACGAGAGCCTTTCTTTGTCATCAGGCAG CCACAAAAGATCACTGCAGTATTTCCAATGCGCTTCAGAGAAAATTCAGATGTGATTATTGCAACCGCCTTCTTTCAG GAACTCATGGATGTGGGAAGTTCAGAAGCATGGGCTAAAGCACCTCCTTGCACCTGGTCACCCATTCCTCCTCCTGAGTTGAGAGGAGAGCTTTTTGAAGATTTGAGCACTAATGGAGGATTTGTCTCTTTTG ATATTTTTTCACATCATGTTGAAGGTAAGCAGCTAGACAAGACAGTGTGGAGTCTCTTGAACTTTTATGCCTATGTGAAATATCATGTAAAG GTTCTGCAGAATGCAAGCATGGAAGAAGAGGTGCATATTCAGAAGGTTGAAG GATGTAGGTATGTAAGGAAGCTGGTCAGTTTATCAAGATCAAAAGTTCTCAATCGAAGATGTCATTTCACCAAGAAGATCCGATCTCCTATTAAAATCCATGGATTCAGTCGTTTTCGCCAACAGTGGTTGACCATGCCAAAGTTTTCCCTGACAAAATATACCAAATTagattaa